A single Lactuca sativa cultivar Salinas chromosome 8, Lsat_Salinas_v11, whole genome shotgun sequence DNA region contains:
- the LOC111878427 gene encoding pentatricopeptide repeat-containing protein At5g42310, chloroplastic, whose translation MTQPRVLQKKVQIMNALLLPPPSATTARFLRGLNFSQPSLSASSYKHSPLRSSVTSLSLSEDDVVTEDDGVSPYSHRRYDFAPLLQFLSNHIPDDNDLAYSDPTDSKLAESYRLVPASLWHYLLKSLASSPSSSTSISTSYALVDWLHRHNLCFSYELLYSILIHSLGHSEMLYEAFLLSQKQTLTPLTYNVLIGACARNDDLEKAVILMNKMRGEGYQSDFMNYSLIIQSLVRNNQIDSNLLEKLYEEMISDAIELDVQLLNDIVIGFTKSGDVDRAMQFLGMIQGYGLTPKTSTVVSIISELGSLGRAEEAEAVFEEIKDGGLKPRTRAYNAVLKAYVKNGDLRDAEWIVNEMERNGVSPDEHTYSLLIDAYGNAGRWESARIVLKEMEANNVKPNSYVFSRIIVSYRDRGEWQRLFQVLKEMQKCGVKPDRQFYNVMIDTFGKYNCLDHALGILERMRNEGIEPDNVTWNTLIDCHCKSGDHNKAEDLFDEMQQRGCLPCIATYNIMINSFGEQERWEGVRSLLRKMKTQNLQPNVITYTTLVDIYGQSGRFMDATECLEDMKASGLKPTSTIYNALINAYAQRGLSDDALNAFRMMRSDGLKPSNLALNALINAFCEDRRDVEAFAILRSMKENDLKPDVVTYTTLMKALIRVEKFDEVPGVYEEMIMSGCTPDRKARAKLRSALKYMRQRLKSQTL comes from the exons ATGACCCAGCCACGGGTTTTGCAGAAGAAAGTGCAAATAATGAATGCTCTGCTTCTCCCTCCACCGTCCGCCACCACCGCTCGCTTCCTCCGCGGCCTCAATTTCTCTCAACCATCACTCTCCGCCTCCTCTTATAAACACTCTCCTCTCCGTTCATCCGTCACCTCACTCTCCTTATCGGAAGACGATGTAGTTACAGAAGACGACGGCGTTTCACCCTACTCCCACCGCCGGTACGACTTCGCCCCTTTGCTCCAATTCCTCTCGAATCATATCCCTGATGATAACGATTTAGCATACTCGGACCCAACCGACtcaaaactcgccgagtcatatcgATTAGTCCCAGCTTCACTATGGCATTACCTTCTCAAATCCCTAGCATCTTCCCCTTCTTCATCGACCTCGATTTCAACCAGCTACGCGCTCGTTGATTGGCTCCATAGGCACAATCTCTGCTTCTCGTATGAATTACTGTACTCGATCTTAATCCACTCGCTCGGACACTCCGAGATGTTATACGAAGCTTTTTTGCTCTCACAGAAACAAACCCTAACCCCATTAACTTACAACGTTCTCATAGGTGCGTGCGCGCGAAACGATGACTTGGAGAAAGCCGTTATCCTGATGAACAAAATGCGCGGGGAGGGTTACCAGTCGGATTTTATGAATTACAGTTTAATCATTCAATCACTGGTTCGTAACAACCAAATCGACTCGAATTTGTTGGAGAAGTTATACGAAGAAATGATATCAGATGCAATCGAGCTAGATGTGCAGTTATTGAATGACATAGTTATAGGATTCACGAAGTCAGGCGACGTTGACAGAGCTATGCAGTTTCTAGGTATGATTCAAGGGTATGGATTGACTCCCAAAACCTCCACCGTGGTTTCCATTATCTCAGAGCTGGGCAGTTTGGGGAGAGCTGAAGAGGCCGAAGCTGTTTTTGAAGAGATCAAGGATGGTGGATTGAAACCTAGAACCAGAGCTTACAATGCTGTGCTAAAAGCATATGTGAAAAACGGTGATCTGAGGGATGCAGAGTGGATAGTGAATGAAATGGAGAGAAATGGTGTTTCTCCAGATGAACATACTTACAGCCTTTTGATTGATGCTTATGGGAACGCAGGCAGGTGGGAGAGCGCAAGAATCGTGTTGAAAGAGATGGAAGCAAACAACGTAAAGCCAAATTCATATGTTTTCAGTAGAATTATAGTGAGTTATCGTGACAGAGGTGAGTGGCAAAGATTGTTTCAAGTTCTAAAGGAGATGCAGAAGTGTGGTGTGAAACCTGATAGACAATTCTACAATGTTATGATTGATACATTTGGTAAGTATAATTGTCTTGATCATGCATTGGGTATATTGGAAAGAATGAGAAATGAAGGGATTGAGCCCGATAATGTTACCTGGAACACACTTATTGATTGTCATTGTAAATCTGGAGATCATAACAAAGCAGAGgacctgtttgatgaaatgcagcAAAGAGGGTGTTTGCCTTGTATTGCAACATATAACATCATGATCAACTCATTTGGTGAACAGGAAAGGTGGGAGGGAGTAAGGAGCTTGTTGAGAAAGATGAAAACTCAAAACTTGCAGCCTAATGTCATAACTTATACTACACTGGTTGACATATATGGACAATCCGGAAGGTTCATGGATGCCACTGAATGCTTAGAGGATATGAAAGCTTCTGGCTTGAAGCCGACTTCAACAATTTATAATGCCTTGATTAATGCATATGCTCAAAGG GGTTTATCAGATGATGCACTGAATGCATTTAGGATGATGAGAAGCGATGGTTTGAAGCCTAGTAATTTAGCTCTTAATGCATTAATAAACGCGTTTTGTGAAGATAGAAGAGATGTTGAAGCCTTTGCAATTTTGAGATCAATGAAGGAAAAT GACTTGAAGCCGGATGTGGTGACATATACCACTCTTATGAAAGCTTTAATTCGCGTGGAGAAATTTGATGAG GTCCCTGGAGTTTACGAAGAGATGATAATGTCTGGATGCACTCCAGACCGAAAAGCTAGGGCTAAGTTACGGTCTGCATTGAAGTATATGAGACAACGATTGAAATCACAAACCCTTTAG
- the LOC111878428 gene encoding uncharacterized protein LOC111878428, whose translation MALFPIRHRRLRFTILPFCLMLFYACFSIVDCRRSVNYVSHQQRQPSITPINRDLYHTSATLMEEIKKLVHRHQDRFHMETFTGSNKGYQAELNVVTYSQNINEIEEDKSKFRILLSFGQHARELITSELALKILYILSEDQTLPKRNPLLLNRTLQNTIIKVVPIENLNGRKKVEAGELCERRNGRGVDLNRNWSVDWGKKEKDYDPNEENPGSGPFSEPEAQMMRKLSRSFKPHLWVNVHSGMEALFMPYDHKNTTPPGEQSEKMKLMLETLNHLHCEDRCVVGSGGGSVGYLAHGTTTDYMFEVANIPMAFTFEIYGDEKASYKDCFKMFNPVDQPTFNRVVNEWSAAFFSMFEMGAHEMKMKFMEDRAPFNVDNLISIDDYLKGYLIERKNRYAEKTELLEIGLQEMRTYFRLFLLSSILLMFMFCSRIPKSSTSRSNMPPVTP comes from the exons ATGGCGCTTTTTCCTATTCGTCATCGTCGTCTCCGTTTCacgattttacccttctgtttgaTGTTGTTCTATGCTTGTTTCTCGATCGTTGATTGTAGAAGGAGCGTTAATTATGTCTCGCATCAACAACGACAACCTTCAATCACGCCAATCAATCGTGATCTTTATCACACTAG TGCGACATTAATGGAAGAGATAAAAAAACTGGTTCATCGTCACCAAGATAGATTCCAT ATGGAGACATTTACAGGTTCAAATAAGGGCTACCAGGCTGAACTCAACGTAGTTACATATTCCCAGAACATAAATGAGATTGAAGAAGACAAGTCAAAGTTCCGAATCCTTCTT AGTTTTGGGCAGCATGCACGAGAGCTTATTACATCTGAACTTGCACTCAAGATCCTCTACATCTTAAGTGAAGACCAAACTTTACCTAAAAGGAATCCACTCTTGCTCAACAGAACCCTCCAGAATACCATTATAAAG GTGGTGCCAATTGAAAACTTGAATGGACGCAAAAAGGTTGAAGCAGGAGAGCTTTGTGAACGCAGAAATG GGAGAGGAGTTGATCTCAACAGAAATTGGAGTGTGGATTGGGGAAAAAAAGAAAAG GATTATGATCCTAATGAAGAGAATCCAGGGAGTGGTCCTTTTAGTGAGCCTGAAGCTCAAATGATGAGGAAGCTTTCAAGATCATTTAAACCACATTTATGGGTCAATGTGCATTCTGGAATGGAG GCTCTGTTTATGCCTTATGATCATAAAAACACTACACCTCCTGGAGAGCAatctgagaaaatgaagttgatGCTTGAAACATTGAATCACCTTCATTGTGAAGATCGTTGTGTGGTTGGATCAGGGGGAGGATCTGTTGG GTATCTAGCACATGGTACAACAACAGATTACATGTTTGAAGTTGCAAATATCCCCATGGCTTTCACATTCGAG ATATATGGAGATGAAAAAGCATCCTATAAAGACTGCTTCAAAATGTTCAACCCCGTTGACCAACCTACCTTCAAT AGAGTTGTGAACGAGTGGTCTGCTGCATTTTTCAGTATGTTTGAAATGGGAGCACATGAGATGaagatgaagtttatggaagATAGGGCTCCTTTTAACGTGGATAATTTGATCTCTATTGATGATTATTTAAAAGGCTAtttaatagaaaggaaaaacagATATGCAGAAAAAacagagttgcttgagattggtTTGCAGGAGATGAGAACATATTTCAGACTGTTCTTGCTATCTTCAATTTTGTTGATGTTTATGTTCTGTTCAAGGATCCCAAAGAGTAGCACCAGTAGATCCAATATGCCTCCCGTTACTCCATGA